From a region of the Paenibacillus sp. FSL R10-2734 genome:
- a CDS encoding sensor histidine kinase, which yields MNLRYKLFTAFLGLIIIPLFILGMLMFFVTYNSIEKKYSQQSEYSLKAISYSISNVLKDMDNVTDNGIATSVFHMALSAEDPNNQDLTDAEQLNLNASQRNFRSLLFNHPSISYAFLYNFNGRGNSEIVSLFNKENFRTLPYDTFKKSDLYQEVMDLNGVPKWLAPHEYPELTGTEPVFTQIRLVKELSFFQNIGILVVQIKNWEFESIFRNLKIGDSNQDVSFMLVNDKGMILFDPDQKLDGQDIQSFANKEITFKKGFQSFKTDYNGEKSILSMYHLKDYPWSLVSVTSWNTLSREVTVFARWFVGVIFLCFLAAVIFNLFFMNRITGAIAVIVRFMRRVEDGDLTTRVEVKGNDELTLLAKGFNDLMDKINRLFNRIHVEQRRKNQAEMRVLQAQIKPHFLFNTLESINVLAIQNEGKKVSEMVYRLASILRISIQDREEITLDEEIKHLRNYLDIQKFRFEDLFEYDIDIPQELMRCGILKLTLQPLVENSIQHGFEGIDYKGQVSVKVWEKQGDLILRIEDNGIGITPSQLSIFQYIVNDPVEQEVKVERENRMNLERRGLGIRSVADRIRIEYGDRYGIFICSSPGYGTIIQCVIPKYEQGEDHYAKSIIGR from the coding sequence ATGAATTTGCGCTATAAATTATTTACGGCATTTTTGGGCCTGATTATCATTCCCTTATTTATTCTAGGCATGCTTATGTTTTTCGTGACTTATAACTCTATTGAGAAGAAGTACAGCCAGCAGTCGGAATACTCACTCAAAGCAATTAGCTACAGTATTTCAAATGTATTAAAGGATATGGATAACGTTACAGACAACGGAATTGCTACCTCGGTTTTTCATATGGCCCTTAGCGCAGAAGATCCTAATAATCAGGATTTGACTGATGCTGAGCAACTCAATTTGAATGCTAGCCAGCGCAATTTCCGTAGTCTGTTGTTTAACCATCCATCGATCAGCTATGCTTTTTTGTACAATTTTAACGGTAGAGGTAACTCTGAAATCGTGTCGCTTTTTAATAAGGAAAATTTCCGAACATTACCCTATGATACGTTCAAAAAAAGTGATTTGTACCAGGAAGTAATGGATTTGAATGGCGTGCCGAAATGGCTGGCTCCTCATGAGTATCCCGAACTTACGGGAACTGAACCTGTGTTTACACAAATTCGACTCGTAAAGGAATTGAGCTTCTTTCAGAACATAGGTATCCTTGTTGTACAGATCAAAAATTGGGAGTTCGAATCAATATTTCGCAATTTAAAAATTGGGGATAGCAATCAGGATGTTTCGTTTATGCTTGTAAATGATAAAGGAATGATTCTATTCGACCCAGATCAAAAGCTGGATGGACAGGATATTCAGTCATTCGCGAATAAAGAGATTACCTTTAAAAAAGGGTTTCAGAGTTTCAAAACGGATTATAACGGGGAGAAAAGTATCCTCTCCATGTATCATTTGAAGGATTATCCTTGGAGTCTAGTGTCTGTAACTTCATGGAACACTTTGTCTCGTGAAGTTACAGTATTTGCACGATGGTTTGTCGGGGTGATCTTCCTTTGCTTTTTGGCAGCTGTGATCTTCAATTTATTCTTTATGAACCGGATTACTGGAGCAATAGCCGTCATTGTTCGTTTTATGCGACGTGTTGAGGATGGAGATCTGACTACGCGGGTAGAAGTAAAGGGGAATGATGAGTTAACGCTTCTCGCTAAAGGCTTTAATGATCTTATGGATAAAATTAATAGGTTGTTTAACAGAATCCATGTGGAACAGCGTCGCAAGAATCAAGCGGAGATGCGTGTTCTACAGGCGCAGATTAAACCCCATTTTTTATTCAATACGTTAGAGTCGATTAATGTTCTGGCCATACAGAATGAAGGCAAAAAAGTTAGTGAGATGGTTTACAGACTGGCTAGTATTTTACGTATCAGCATTCAGGATAGGGAAGAAATTACACTGGATGAAGAAATCAAACATCTGCGTAATTATTTGGATATTCAAAAATTCAGGTTTGAGGATTTATTTGAATATGATATTGATATCCCACAAGAATTGATGCGTTGCGGCATTCTAAAGCTTACTTTGCAACCGCTGGTAGAGAATAGCATTCAGCATGGATTTGAAGGTATTGATTATAAAGGTCAAGTTTCAGTGAAAGTTTGGGAGAAGCAAGGGGACTTAATTTTACGGATTGAAGACAACGGTATTGGTATTACACCGTCTCAGTTGTCCATTTTCCAATATATTGTAAATGATCCTGTGGAGCAAGAGGTTAAGGTTGAACGGGAAAATCGGATGAATCTTGAACGTAGAGGTCTTGGCATTCGCAGTGTAGCGGATCGCATCCGCATTGAATACGGTGACAGGTACGGAATATTTATCTGTTCCAGTCCAGGCTATGGTACTATTATTCAATGTGTCATACCTAAATACGAGCAGGGGGAAGATCATTATGCTAAAAGTATTATTGGTAGATGA
- a CDS encoding response regulator: MLKVLLVDDEAPILNNLNRVLPWQEMGMEVVGMARSGMDALRIAEEEQPDLVLSDIRMPVMDGLTFIGKLRELGLDSEVLLLTGYQEFDYAREAIRLGVKEYICKPIHYEELGNKVREIGANIRSKQFKNKLYNSIPLFQEIPEADNDSVKKTPDQLMNLAAQYITEHLHSDIGIEEVANKISISGSYFCLLFKNHFAMTFVEYVTLQRIEAAKFMLTNSDKSITVIGSGVGYQERRYFTKVFQKQTGMSPKEYRDRCRAEAQ, from the coding sequence ATGCTAAAAGTATTATTGGTAGATGACGAAGCCCCAATTCTAAATAATCTAAACAGAGTGTTGCCATGGCAGGAGATGGGGATGGAGGTCGTCGGTATGGCGCGAAGCGGTATGGACGCCTTGCGCATTGCTGAAGAGGAACAGCCCGATCTTGTGTTAAGTGACATTCGCATGCCAGTGATGGATGGGTTAACTTTTATAGGAAAACTGCGGGAATTGGGATTGGATAGTGAGGTACTGCTGCTTACCGGGTATCAGGAGTTTGACTACGCACGGGAAGCGATCCGGTTAGGGGTCAAAGAGTACATTTGTAAGCCGATTCATTATGAAGAACTCGGCAATAAAGTGCGGGAGATTGGAGCTAATATCCGTAGTAAACAGTTTAAAAATAAACTGTATAACAGCATACCGTTATTTCAGGAGATCCCTGAAGCAGATAATGATTCTGTTAAAAAAACACCGGATCAGCTAATGAATTTAGCCGCCCAATACATCACTGAACATCTTCACTCAGATATCGGGATTGAGGAAGTGGCGAATAAGATCAGCATTAGCGGTAGCTACTTCTGTCTCTTGTTTAAGAATCATTTTGCAATGACCTTCGTGGAATACGTAACATTACAGCGAATTGAAGCTGCCAAGTTTATGCTTACTAATAGCGATAAGAGTATTACGGTGATTGGTTCCGGAGTGGGTTATCAGGAACGACGTTATTTCACGAAGGTATTTCAGAAGCAGACAGGAATGTCTCCTAAGGAGTATCGCGACCGATGCCGGGCCGAGGCACAGTAA
- a CDS encoding stalk domain-containing protein, whose product MDLKKLTLVAVLAISQAASAVPAFAEAVNNTSSNTNAVGAAATSVTDVMPEATDPLPPLQTEVPGGVVSPTPTPTPTPITGGTTEPTTTTEPVSTTEPTATPIPTATPEATTQPTPTDGVRAAASNQLVLMMNSNKMYQNGVEYLANQPMAVKNGVSYVSIRAMVERVGVKYIYDYKTKETIVTKGSDVMRFKTDSKIYSVNGKNVTMKGPAYQFKGTFMVPLTSITGALGIPYTVDNVQKRVILTLNTKPKASFTVPTEIYAGEPVNFVTSSSSPNGSAIVDERWDGNKQDVYDTPGVYVVSYSVMDANGQWSDPYSVTINVLKPNTPPVANFTTDKDSYKMGEMITYSDLSSDPDGDQIKVTWTNKAEAFFTPGPATVAIKVEDSHGAISTFEKTINISDEVLYSKEDFYRLFASPGSVFNIDGSMVPTWQKVAYNLSSEPYTLIRSNSPETVNTEGITYKETSFGGTRFLVHHKNNMNIKTKVYVIAKNNNLYPTTITTEYVGFGGPNSYPEGTGKMSVQRYWESMQTRKDYKTTVLQPGESVSILTELNKIAMKPGEIVSLQADLFSDYPIEYNVMMIDANKDPLTTLPTLPILDRDGVHNRGTYADSTRIMTVTDEVGKSPVRLLIGDNSSDLNLIGVDPMNGTEASNAGNFGVLYKIKFENVAPNSLITFNPRGGNYMGPVMVNGQIVHMPTSGSLSSADMNSVIYRTGDYGGAVEILFNAASGSNLPVNFLVTPLPAKK is encoded by the coding sequence ATGGATTTAAAGAAATTAACGTTAGTTGCTGTTTTGGCCATATCTCAGGCCGCCTCGGCAGTGCCGGCTTTTGCCGAAGCTGTCAATAATACCTCCAGTAATACCAATGCAGTAGGTGCAGCTGCTACATCTGTGACGGATGTAATGCCAGAAGCTACTGACCCATTGCCACCATTACAAACTGAGGTACCAGGGGGAGTAGTATCACCTACACCAACTCCAACCCCAACTCCAATTACTGGAGGAACAACTGAGCCTACGACAACAACCGAACCTGTTTCAACAACGGAACCAACGGCTACACCGATCCCTACTGCTACACCTGAAGCCACTACACAGCCTACACCAACAGATGGTGTTCGTGCAGCAGCTAGTAATCAGCTTGTACTTATGATGAACAGCAACAAAATGTACCAAAACGGCGTTGAATATTTGGCTAATCAACCTATGGCTGTGAAGAATGGTGTCTCATACGTTTCGATCCGAGCTATGGTAGAACGCGTAGGTGTGAAATACATTTACGATTATAAAACGAAAGAGACCATTGTTACCAAAGGAAGCGACGTAATGCGCTTTAAGACGGACAGTAAGATCTATTCCGTTAATGGTAAAAATGTAACGATGAAAGGTCCAGCTTACCAATTCAAAGGTACATTTATGGTTCCTTTGACGTCCATCACTGGGGCGTTAGGCATTCCTTATACCGTTGATAATGTGCAAAAACGAGTGATTCTTACACTAAACACGAAGCCTAAAGCTTCTTTTACAGTGCCAACTGAAATTTATGCTGGTGAACCTGTGAATTTCGTGACTTCCAGCTCTTCACCAAATGGTTCAGCCATTGTCGATGAACGTTGGGATGGAAATAAGCAGGATGTCTATGATACACCAGGGGTTTATGTAGTATCCTATTCTGTTATGGATGCGAATGGACAGTGGAGCGATCCTTACTCCGTGACCATCAATGTACTTAAACCTAATACACCGCCAGTCGCTAATTTCACGACTGACAAGGATTCCTACAAGATGGGTGAAATGATCACTTATTCGGACCTGAGCAGCGACCCAGACGGTGATCAAATTAAAGTGACTTGGACGAATAAAGCAGAAGCTTTCTTCACTCCAGGTCCAGCAACAGTTGCCATTAAAGTAGAAGATTCTCATGGCGCAATCAGCACTTTTGAGAAGACCATTAATATTTCGGATGAAGTCTTGTACAGTAAAGAAGATTTCTACAGATTATTTGCTTCTCCGGGTAGTGTATTTAACATCGATGGATCGATGGTTCCAACTTGGCAGAAGGTAGCCTATAATCTTTCTTCCGAGCCGTACACCCTTATCCGCAGTAACAGTCCAGAAACAGTGAATACGGAAGGGATTACTTACAAAGAAACATCATTCGGCGGAACTCGCTTCTTGGTTCACCACAAGAATAATATGAATATTAAAACGAAGGTGTATGTGATTGCTAAGAATAACAATCTGTACCCTACGACAATTACAACTGAGTATGTAGGATTTGGAGGTCCAAACTCTTATCCTGAAGGTACTGGCAAAATGTCTGTGCAGAGGTACTGGGAATCTATGCAGACCAGAAAAGATTATAAGACAACAGTCCTACAACCAGGGGAAAGCGTCTCGATTCTTACAGAACTAAACAAAATTGCGATGAAACCAGGCGAAATTGTGTCACTTCAAGCGGACTTATTTAGTGATTATCCTATTGAATATAATGTCATGATGATCGATGCGAATAAAGATCCACTGACTACACTTCCTACACTTCCGATCTTGGATCGTGATGGGGTGCATAACCGAGGAACTTATGCTGATTCTACACGCATCATGACGGTTACCGATGAAGTAGGAAAAAGTCCTGTAAGACTTCTAATTGGTGACAATTCGAGTGATTTGAATTTGATCGGTGTCGACCCAATGAATGGTACTGAAGCATCCAATGCCGGTAATTTCGGTGTGTTATACAAAATCAAATTCGAAAATGTTGCACCTAATTCCTTGATTACGTTTAATCCACGTGGCGGTAATTATATGGGGCCTGTCATGGTTAACGGTCAAATCGTACACATGCCAACATCGGGAAGTCTTTCAAGTGCTGACATGAACAGTGTGATTTATCGTACTGGCGATTATGGCGGTGCAGTAGAAATTTTGTTTAATGCAGCTTCTGGTAGTAACTTACCGGTGAATTTCTTGGTTACACCGCTACCAGCGAAGAAATAA
- a CDS encoding transcriptional repressor — MLSTEQILEVMSGQGLRITDQRKTLAKLFGENKGYLSAKDVYEYMGRKYSGLSFDTVYRNLRVMEELGVLEQIVFEDGVKFKGSCNHQDHHHHMICLQCQKTYPINFCPMNLTDTPDQFRVVKHKFEVFGYCKECEENREEELVAAADNKKGV, encoded by the coding sequence ATGCTGTCGACAGAACAAATATTAGAAGTCATGTCGGGGCAAGGACTGCGAATCACCGACCAACGCAAAACGCTTGCCAAGTTATTCGGCGAGAATAAGGGATACTTGTCAGCGAAGGATGTCTATGAGTATATGGGCCGCAAGTATAGCGGACTTAGCTTTGATACCGTGTACCGCAATCTGCGTGTAATGGAAGAGCTTGGTGTACTTGAACAAATCGTCTTTGAAGACGGAGTGAAATTCAAGGGAAGCTGTAATCATCAGGATCACCATCATCATATGATCTGCCTTCAATGCCAGAAAACCTACCCGATTAATTTTTGCCCGATGAATTTAACGGATACACCTGATCAATTCCGGGTAGTCAAGCATAAATTTGAGGTGTTCGGTTATTGCAAAGAATGTGAAGAGAACCGGGAAGAAGAACTAGTCGCAGCGGCAGATAACAAAAAAGGGGTCTAG
- the yidD gene encoding membrane protein insertion efficiency factor YidD, translated as MATLRRTIQAPIRVYRKYISPIKPATCRFYPTCSAYALEAIEVHGPLKGSWLAAKRIARCHPFHPGGLDPVPPLEEHPSKKDSARAT; from the coding sequence ATGGCGACCCTACGTAGAACGATTCAGGCACCAATTCGGGTGTACCGCAAGTACATTTCCCCGATTAAGCCTGCAACCTGTCGCTTCTATCCAACCTGCTCTGCCTATGCACTGGAGGCCATTGAAGTCCATGGGCCACTTAAGGGCTCATGGCTTGCTGCCAAGCGGATTGCTAGATGCCATCCCTTCCATCCAGGGGGACTTGATCCGGTTCCGCCTCTAGAAGAACACCCTTCGAAGAAGGATTCCGCTCGTGCGACTTGA
- the metG gene encoding methionine--tRNA ligase: MSEKKTFYLTTPIYYPSDKLHIGHAYSTVAGDAMARYKRLRGYDVRYLTGTDEHGQKIERKAEEAGKTPQQFVDDIVVGIKELWRKLDISNDDFIRTTEERHKKVVQDIFDRLLKQGDIYKGEYEGWYSIPDETFYTETQLVDIVRDDNGVIIGAKSPDSGHPVELVKEASYFFRMSKYADRLLQFYEENPEFILPESRKNEMINNFIKPGLEDLAVSRTTFDWGVKVKGDEKHVVYVWIDALTNYITALGYGSEDRSLYDNFWPADVHIVGKEIVRFHTIYWPIILMALGEPLPKKVFAHGWLLMKDGKMSKSKGNVVDPVTLIDRYGLDALRYYLLREVPFGSDGTFTPESFVDRVNYDLANDLGNLLNRTGAMVEKYFGGELPAYEGNVTAFDGELQAAAENTYAKVEEAMEKMEFSVALTAIGTLISRTNKYIDETQPWVLAKDESRTAELASVMRHLVEGLRTASILLQPFLTQTPAKIWEQLGIAPGELTTWDSGKTFGLIPAGTKLVKGNPIFPRLDVEQEVAYIAEAMGAGKPAAEAAEAAPAAPEVSEPEEEHKEEIGIDDFAKAELRVAQVIACEPVKKADKLLKLQLDLGYEQRQVVSGIAKFYTPEELVGRKVICIVNLKPVKLRGELSQGMILAASKGDQLTIATVPDSMPNGAIVK, translated from the coding sequence ATGAGCGAGAAGAAAACTTTTTACTTAACTACACCTATCTACTATCCGAGTGATAAGCTGCATATCGGACATGCGTATTCTACCGTAGCTGGAGATGCAATGGCCCGCTACAAACGTCTACGCGGCTATGATGTAAGGTATCTTACAGGTACTGATGAGCATGGTCAAAAGATTGAACGGAAGGCAGAGGAAGCAGGTAAAACCCCTCAGCAGTTCGTAGATGACATCGTTGTTGGCATTAAGGAACTTTGGCGCAAGCTAGACATCTCCAATGACGACTTTATCCGTACTACGGAAGAACGTCATAAAAAGGTTGTTCAGGATATTTTTGATCGACTGCTCAAGCAAGGCGATATCTATAAAGGCGAATACGAAGGCTGGTATAGTATTCCGGATGAAACCTTTTATACAGAAACGCAATTGGTTGATATCGTGCGAGATGACAATGGCGTAATCATTGGTGCAAAAAGCCCTGATAGCGGTCATCCCGTTGAACTGGTGAAGGAAGCAAGCTATTTCTTCCGGATGAGTAAATATGCAGATCGATTGCTACAATTTTATGAGGAGAATCCGGAGTTTATTTTGCCGGAATCCCGTAAGAACGAAATGATTAATAACTTTATTAAGCCGGGTCTGGAGGATCTTGCGGTTTCCCGTACGACTTTCGATTGGGGTGTTAAAGTTAAAGGTGACGAAAAGCATGTAGTGTACGTATGGATTGATGCGTTGACGAACTACATTACTGCTCTGGGTTACGGTTCTGAGGATCGGAGTCTGTACGACAACTTCTGGCCTGCAGATGTACACATTGTCGGCAAAGAAATCGTCCGTTTCCATACCATTTACTGGCCGATCATTCTGATGGCGCTGGGTGAGCCTCTTCCGAAAAAGGTGTTTGCACATGGCTGGCTGCTCATGAAGGATGGCAAAATGTCGAAATCCAAAGGTAACGTAGTAGATCCTGTTACATTGATTGATCGTTACGGTCTGGATGCACTACGTTATTACTTGCTACGGGAAGTGCCGTTTGGTTCGGATGGCACGTTCACACCTGAAAGCTTTGTCGATCGGGTCAACTATGATCTTGCTAACGACCTTGGTAACCTGTTGAACCGTACAGGCGCGATGGTGGAGAAGTATTTCGGTGGAGAGCTTCCGGCGTATGAAGGAAATGTAACAGCATTTGATGGTGAGCTTCAAGCTGCGGCAGAGAACACTTATGCCAAAGTAGAAGAAGCGATGGAAAAAATGGAGTTCTCCGTAGCACTGACAGCTATTGGGACCTTAATCAGCCGCACCAATAAATATATAGATGAGACACAGCCATGGGTGCTTGCTAAGGATGAGAGCAGAACAGCCGAGTTGGCTTCAGTGATGAGACATCTCGTAGAAGGTCTTCGTACGGCTTCCATTCTGCTACAACCGTTCTTGACGCAAACGCCAGCGAAGATTTGGGAACAGCTTGGAATCGCACCAGGTGAGCTGACAACTTGGGACAGCGGTAAGACTTTCGGTCTGATTCCGGCAGGAACAAAGCTGGTGAAAGGCAATCCAATCTTCCCACGTCTGGATGTAGAGCAAGAGGTTGCTTATATCGCAGAAGCGATGGGCGCTGGTAAGCCGGCTGCTGAAGCGGCCGAAGCAGCACCTGCTGCTCCTGAGGTATCAGAGCCTGAGGAAGAGCATAAAGAAGAAATCGGCATCGACGATTTCGCCAAAGCTGAGCTTCGCGTAGCTCAGGTCATTGCATGTGAGCCCGTAAAGAAAGCCGACAAGCTGCTGAAGCTGCAACTAGATCTAGGTTATGAGCAGCGTCAAGTCGTTTCTGGTATCGCGAAGTTTTATACACCTGAAGAGCTGGTGGGACGCAAAGTGATTTGTATTGTGAACCTGAAGCCAGTGAAGCTGCGTGGGGAGCTGTCACAAGGGATGATTCTAGCGGCTTCTAAAGGTGATCAGCTAACCATTGCCACGGTACCAGACAGCATGCCAAATGGAGCTATTGTGAAGTAA
- a CDS encoding zinc ABC transporter substrate-binding protein — MKSRISLLTLALILVFTLTACGPKSSGSIVEGKVNVVTTFYPIYEFTKEIGGDDINAINLLPVGVEPHDWTPRSQDIVNTSKAQLFLYNGAGLEGWVPNFLKGLDSSSKVEAVEVSKGVDLIMTDEDDGHDHGGSSEEDHHEEDADHANHSSGDSLHTDPHTWVSPKSAIIMARNIKESLQSVDPEHKDGYEERYNKLAERLEALDSKFEQELTKLPNHEIVVSHQAFSYLARDYGLEQHAIMGLSPDAEPRGQDLVNLAKLVKDEGIKYIFFEELVSDKLAKTLAAEAGVSTMVLNPVEGLTAEQERNGDNYFTLMEKNLQNLIMALQ; from the coding sequence ATGAAGTCACGAATAAGTTTGCTCACACTTGCACTAATACTGGTATTTACACTTACTGCATGTGGACCTAAGAGCAGTGGAAGTATAGTTGAAGGGAAAGTAAATGTGGTGACTACTTTTTATCCCATTTATGAGTTTACTAAGGAAATTGGTGGAGACGATATAAATGCTATTAACCTGCTTCCAGTAGGTGTAGAGCCGCATGATTGGACACCACGTAGTCAGGACATTGTCAACACCTCTAAAGCACAATTGTTCCTGTACAATGGAGCAGGACTTGAAGGTTGGGTTCCTAATTTTCTAAAGGGACTTGATAGTAGCAGTAAGGTGGAAGCCGTTGAAGTAAGTAAAGGTGTCGATTTAATAATGACCGATGAAGATGACGGGCATGATCACGGGGGAAGCAGTGAAGAGGATCATCATGAGGAAGATGCTGATCATGCTAACCATTCTTCTGGGGACAGCCTTCATACAGACCCACATACATGGGTAAGCCCGAAATCAGCGATCATCATGGCCCGCAATATCAAAGAAAGCCTTCAGTCCGTGGACCCGGAGCATAAAGATGGTTATGAAGAGCGTTACAATAAGCTTGCTGAACGTTTAGAGGCTTTGGATAGTAAATTTGAACAGGAGCTTACAAAGCTGCCTAATCACGAAATCGTAGTTTCACACCAAGCATTCTCATACCTTGCTCGTGATTATGGTCTTGAACAGCATGCGATTATGGGATTATCACCTGACGCAGAGCCAAGAGGACAGGATTTAGTGAACCTAGCGAAGTTGGTCAAAGATGAAGGCATCAAGTATATCTTTTTTGAAGAGCTTGTCTCCGATAAACTGGCAAAGACGTTAGCCGCTGAAGCCGGTGTGTCCACTATGGTTCTTAATCCGGTAGAGGGTCTTACTGCGGAGCAAGAAAGGAATGGCGATAACTACTTCACTCTGATGGAGAAAAATTTGCAAAATCTGATTATGGCTTTACAATAA
- a CDS encoding metal ABC transporter ATP-binding protein — MQSVSLDCHQHIIDIQDLSFSYGEQKVISNLNYSVRERDFLGIIGSNGAGKTTLMKMIVGLLPASSGEIKLFGTPVRKFKDWERIGYVPQKNAFNPLFPATVREVVLSGLYNNKNLIRRVSKAQHGQCEDALEVMRIQDIAEKRVGQLSGGQQQRVFLARALINHPDLLILDEPTVGIDAESQAGFFELITHMHAHHHMTFLMVSHDIDMIKNYLGNEPVQTNGKINFFSRHSHDLQNCTEENLQHTLS, encoded by the coding sequence TTGCAATCGGTATCCTTGGACTGCCATCAGCATATCATCGATATACAGGATCTTTCTTTTTCATATGGCGAACAGAAGGTGATCTCGAATCTAAACTATAGTGTAAGAGAACGAGACTTCCTAGGTATCATTGGTTCTAATGGTGCTGGCAAAACAACCCTGATGAAGATGATCGTCGGTTTGCTTCCGGCAAGTAGTGGTGAAATCAAATTATTTGGAACACCTGTCCGCAAGTTTAAAGACTGGGAACGGATTGGTTATGTTCCGCAAAAGAACGCCTTCAACCCGTTATTCCCAGCAACTGTCCGTGAAGTAGTGTTGTCTGGTTTGTACAACAACAAGAACCTTATTCGGAGAGTATCCAAGGCACAGCATGGTCAGTGTGAAGATGCGCTGGAAGTGATGCGGATACAGGATATTGCGGAGAAAAGAGTAGGTCAGCTGTCAGGTGGACAGCAGCAGCGTGTATTTCTCGCGCGTGCGCTGATTAACCATCCAGATTTGCTGATTTTGGATGAGCCTACGGTCGGTATTGATGCTGAATCACAAGCAGGATTCTTTGAGTTAATTACACATATGCATGCCCATCATCATATGACATTCCTGATGGTGTCGCATGATATCGACATGATTAAGAATTACTTAGGTAATGAACCTGTGCAAACGAACGGTAAGATTAACTTTTTCTCCCGACATTCTCATGATTTGCAGAATTGTACGGAAGAGAACCTGCAGCACACGCTCTCTTAG
- a CDS encoding metal ABC transporter permease → MEILFSDFFQRALAGGLLIGITAPLIGVFLVLRRLSMIGDTLAHVTIAGVALGFLTGLYPLGAGLVFAVVASFAIEKLRKAYKSYAELSIAIIMSGGVALASLFFTLGKGYNADVMSYLFGSIYTLDNTDLIVVGIVTIAVVVVVTMFFKEFFLLSFEEDAASVSGLPVKLLNMLITVLTALVISTAIKIVGSLLVSALLTIPVAISLLLSRSFKSSVILSVIISEIAVVGGLVVAGVWNLAPGATIVLLLISLLVLTLIGKKGLPA, encoded by the coding sequence TTGGAAATTCTATTTAGCGATTTTTTTCAGCGGGCGCTTGCAGGCGGTCTGCTGATTGGCATTACAGCGCCGCTTATAGGCGTTTTTCTTGTGCTTAGACGTTTATCTATGATTGGGGACACGCTGGCTCATGTTACCATCGCCGGTGTGGCACTTGGCTTTTTAACAGGACTCTACCCGCTGGGAGCAGGTCTTGTTTTTGCAGTGGTGGCTTCCTTCGCGATAGAGAAGCTACGCAAGGCTTATAAGAGTTATGCAGAGCTCTCAATTGCCATCATTATGTCGGGCGGGGTAGCTTTAGCCTCACTCTTTTTCACCTTAGGAAAAGGTTATAATGCGGACGTTATGAGTTACTTGTTCGGTAGCATTTATACGCTTGATAATACCGATTTAATCGTAGTAGGGATCGTAACGATAGCAGTTGTAGTAGTTGTGACGATGTTCTTTAAGGAGTTCTTTTTGCTTAGCTTTGAAGAGGATGCGGCAAGTGTAAGTGGATTGCCCGTGAAGCTGCTTAACATGCTAATTACCGTTCTGACGGCGCTTGTAATCAGCACAGCGATCAAAATTGTAGGTTCGTTGCTAGTATCTGCACTGCTGACCATTCCAGTGGCAATCAGCTTATTGCTGTCTCGAAGCTTTAAATCTTCGGTTATCCTATCGGTCATCATTTCGGAAATTGCTGTTGTAGGCGGACTAGTAGTAGCAGGAGTTTGGAATTTGGCGCCTGGTGCTACCATTGTGCTTTTACTCATATCACTATTAGTGTTGACTTTGATTGGCAAAAAGGGTTTACCAGCATAA